One stretch of Flavobacterium sp. 9 DNA includes these proteins:
- a CDS encoding outer membrane beta-barrel protein, with product MKKNLFLLGLLVCSMATMAQTEKADKPESWYFKIGGSYFNQTASTEFPTVGGQPANRDVYSGTLASNKLVSREGVTGSFGQGFRSGITAGYRFSARLGVEVAANYYTSNTKTMAQTTDRMVTPAPSATTPVTYLSFTAEGQIKAFDVAPALVMFLGEAHGFEPYTKVGVIVPIHGTLDIETNRNYSTFVGANKVANTDAYSKDVVKPNPTLGFMASIGTSYKLGKHISAFAELEYRNFTVHGKTKETTDYTENGVDKLNTSTSFRAASYSANHTNYHSSIDSNSNNTLTNAAGFDNTKATDDLSTYVGISGLGLTLGLKYSL from the coding sequence ATGAAAAAGAACCTATTTTTATTAGGATTATTAGTTTGCTCTATGGCCACAATGGCGCAAACAGAAAAAGCAGATAAACCAGAAAGTTGGTATTTTAAAATTGGTGGATCTTATTTCAACCAAACTGCTTCTACTGAATTTCCAACAGTTGGAGGTCAACCAGCAAATAGAGATGTTTATTCTGGTACTTTAGCAAGTAATAAATTGGTTTCAAGAGAAGGGGTTACAGGTTCTTTTGGACAAGGTTTTAGAAGTGGTATTACTGCTGGTTACCGTTTTTCTGCACGTTTAGGAGTTGAGGTTGCAGCGAATTATTACACTAGTAATACTAAAACGATGGCGCAGACTACAGATAGAATGGTTACTCCAGCTCCTTCAGCCACTACTCCAGTTACATATTTAAGCTTTACTGCCGAAGGACAAATTAAAGCATTTGATGTGGCTCCTGCACTTGTAATGTTTTTAGGAGAAGCTCATGGATTCGAACCTTATACTAAAGTTGGAGTTATTGTTCCAATTCACGGTACATTAGATATTGAAACAAATAGAAATTACTCAACTTTTGTAGGAGCAAATAAAGTAGCTAATACTGATGCATATTCAAAAGATGTAGTGAAGCCTAATCCAACACTTGGGTTTATGGCATCTATTGGTACTTCTTATAAATTAGGAAAACATATTTCAGCTTTTGCTGAATTAGAGTACCGTAACTTTACTGTACATGGAAAAACTAAAGAAACGACTGATTATACTGAAAATGGTGTTGATAAATTAAATACTTCAACTTCGTTTAGAGCAGCTTCATATTCTGCTAATCATACTAATTATCATAGTTCTATAGATTCTAACTCTAATAATACTTTAACAAATGCTGCTGGTTTTGATAATACAAAAGCAACGGATGATTTAAGTACGTATGTTGGAATTTCAGGTTTAGGTTTGACTTTAGGTCTTAAATACAGCCTATAA
- the dnaE gene encoding DNA polymerase III subunit alpha, with protein sequence MYLIFDTETTGLPKRWDAPITDSDNWPRCIQIAWQLHDEMGQLIEHQDYLVKPDGFNIPYDAERIHGISTELAEADGITLAEVLEKFNIALSKTKFIVGQNLGFDVNIMGAEFHRMGVDSSMSSMPVLDTCTEVTASLLKLPGGRGGKFKLPTLTELHEYLFNKPFAEAHNATADVEATTRCFLELIRREVFTKEELDVPKDYFKDFQNRNPQEFPLIGLKHINLKKASDKIREQLKALESVGQEPTVSHSDREDFKEAKYAHLHNHTQFSVLQSTIGIGNIVAATAKNGMPAVAMTDTGNMMGAFHFVSAVMNHNKAASGKNKALVEAGEEPTETEIKPIVGCEFNVCDNHLDKSKKDNGNQVVLLAKNKNGYHNLAKMSSIAFTNGFYYVPRIDRAIVEKYKEDIMVLSGNLYGEIPSKILNIGENQAEEALIWWKEQFGDDFYLEIMRHNQEDENRVNKTLIEFSKKHDVKLIATNNTYYLNKEDANAHDILLCVKDGEKQATPIGRGRGYRYGLPNQEYYYKTGEEMKKLFADLPESIINIQEIIDKVETYSLYRDVLLPKFDIPEEFVVVEDEADGGVRGENKYLRHLTMVGAKKRYGEITESIQERLDFELLTISNSGYPGYFLIVQDFIAEARNMDVSVGPGRGSAAGSAVAYCLGITNIDPIKYDLLFERFLNPDRVSMPDIDIDFDDEGRGRVMDYVINKYGQNQVAQIITYGKMATKSAIRDTARVLDLPLFEADRIAKLIPAMMPSKWNLARFISESEEEVKKALRSDEYDNVKELIAIANEDDLAGETIQQAKILEGSMRNTGIHACGVIITPSDITNFVPVTTAKDSDLYVTQFDNSVAESAGLLKMDFLGLKTLTLIKDTVKLVKYRNGIDLDPDTFPIDDVETYALFQRGETVGIFQYESPGMQKYMKDLKPTVFGDLIAMNALYRPGPLEYIPSFVRRKNGEEEIKYDLDACEEYLGETYGITVYQEQVMLLSQSLADFTKGEADVLRKAMGKKQKDVLDKMKPKFVEQAAKKGHDAKVLEKIWKDWEAFASYAFNKSHSTCYAWIAYQTAYLKAHYPAEYMAAVLSNNMNDIKQVSFFMEECKRMGLQVLGPDVNESYYKFTVNDEYAVRFGMGAIKGVGSGAVATIVENRKDGRYKSIFDLAKRIDLRAANKKAIENLALAGGFDSFEGTTRAQYFHDDGDGITFYEKAMRYGSKFKENENSSQVSLFGEASEVQIAEPVVPPCEDWSTMEKLAKEKEVVGIYISGHPLDDFRFEMKYFCNSRLESLKSMNEFVGKNLNFAGIINNVQHRVAKNGKGWAVFNLEGYDESYEFKIFGEEYLKFRHFLIQNNFAFIKILIKDGWVNHDTGKKSDPRMQFVEIRQLQDILEAFAKKLILLLNIKDLQTEFIHKLSDLFNQNKGDNSVTFEIMELEKIKRLVEVETTNEFEETEDAVFADENDDSDASLEDTKTKEVNEVEEIKVVTKLSMPSRRLKIKISAELLQELEKMQINFKLN encoded by the coding sequence ATGTATTTAATATTCGATACCGAAACTACTGGATTACCAAAACGTTGGGACGCTCCAATTACTGATTCTGATAACTGGCCTCGCTGTATTCAGATCGCCTGGCAGCTTCATGACGAAATGGGGCAACTTATCGAACATCAGGATTATTTGGTTAAGCCTGACGGATTTAATATTCCGTATGATGCTGAACGTATTCACGGAATTTCTACAGAATTGGCTGAAGCCGATGGAATCACGTTGGCAGAAGTTTTGGAGAAATTCAATATTGCATTAAGTAAAACCAAATTTATTGTAGGTCAGAATTTAGGTTTCGACGTCAATATTATGGGAGCCGAATTTCATAGAATGGGCGTAGATTCTTCTATGAGTTCAATGCCGGTTTTAGATACTTGTACAGAGGTTACGGCTTCATTATTAAAACTTCCGGGAGGTCGTGGAGGTAAATTCAAATTACCAACACTAACAGAATTACACGAATATCTTTTTAATAAACCTTTCGCGGAAGCGCACAACGCAACTGCCGACGTTGAGGCAACTACGCGTTGTTTTCTGGAATTAATTAGAAGAGAAGTTTTTACCAAAGAAGAATTAGATGTTCCGAAGGATTATTTTAAAGATTTCCAAAATAGAAATCCACAGGAATTTCCGTTAATTGGTTTAAAACACATCAATCTTAAAAAAGCTTCTGATAAAATCAGAGAGCAGTTAAAAGCTTTAGAATCTGTTGGACAAGAACCTACGGTTTCACATTCTGACAGAGAGGATTTTAAAGAAGCAAAATACGCGCATTTACACAATCATACTCAGTTTTCGGTTCTTCAATCGACGATAGGAATTGGGAATATTGTTGCGGCTACAGCCAAAAACGGAATGCCGGCCGTTGCAATGACGGATACAGGAAACATGATGGGAGCTTTTCACTTTGTGAGCGCCGTTATGAATCATAATAAAGCAGCATCGGGAAAAAATAAAGCTTTGGTTGAAGCTGGTGAAGAACCAACAGAAACCGAAATAAAACCAATCGTAGGTTGTGAATTTAATGTCTGCGACAATCACTTAGATAAAAGTAAAAAAGACAACGGAAATCAGGTTGTATTGTTAGCCAAAAACAAAAATGGTTATCACAATCTGGCAAAAATGTCTTCGATCGCTTTTACAAATGGATTTTATTATGTTCCGAGGATTGACCGTGCGATTGTCGAAAAATACAAAGAAGATATAATGGTTTTGTCCGGAAATTTATACGGAGAAATTCCAAGTAAAATTCTGAACATCGGTGAAAACCAAGCCGAAGAAGCTTTGATCTGGTGGAAAGAACAATTTGGTGATGATTTTTATCTTGAGATTATGCGACATAATCAGGAAGATGAAAATCGTGTAAATAAAACCTTGATTGAGTTTTCGAAAAAGCACGATGTCAAATTAATTGCAACAAATAATACCTATTATTTAAATAAAGAAGATGCCAATGCGCACGACATTTTATTGTGTGTAAAAGATGGTGAAAAACAAGCGACGCCAATTGGTCGTGGTCGTGGATATCGTTACGGATTACCAAATCAGGAATATTATTATAAGACAGGCGAAGAGATGAAAAAGCTCTTTGCAGATTTGCCTGAATCGATTATTAATATTCAGGAAATTATAGACAAAGTCGAGACTTACTCACTTTATCGTGATGTATTGCTTCCTAAGTTTGATATTCCGGAAGAGTTTGTTGTTGTAGAAGATGAAGCGGATGGCGGAGTTCGTGGAGAGAATAAATATTTGCGACACCTTACAATGGTTGGTGCAAAAAAACGATACGGAGAAATTACAGAATCTATTCAGGAACGTTTAGATTTTGAGTTATTAACGATTTCCAACTCAGGATATCCGGGTTACTTTTTGATCGTTCAGGATTTCATCGCCGAAGCTAGAAATATGGACGTTTCGGTTGGTCCAGGCCGTGGATCTGCTGCGGGATCTGCCGTAGCATATTGTTTAGGAATTACCAATATTGACCCTATTAAGTACGATTTGCTTTTTGAGCGTTTCCTAAATCCGGATCGTGTATCCATGCCCGATATTGATATCGATTTTGATGACGAGGGTCGTGGTCGTGTTATGGATTATGTAATTAATAAATACGGTCAAAATCAGGTTGCGCAAATTATTACTTATGGTAAAATGGCAACCAAATCTGCGATTCGTGATACGGCTCGTGTACTGGATTTACCATTATTTGAAGCTGATAGAATTGCAAAACTGATTCCGGCAATGATGCCATCAAAATGGAATTTGGCGCGTTTTATTTCTGAAAGTGAAGAGGAAGTTAAAAAAGCGCTTCGTTCTGATGAATATGATAACGTAAAAGAATTAATTGCCATTGCCAATGAAGATGATTTGGCGGGAGAAACAATTCAACAAGCAAAAATTCTTGAAGGATCGATGCGAAATACCGGAATTCATGCCTGTGGTGTAATTATTACGCCATCGGATATTACGAATTTCGTTCCCGTGACCACAGCAAAAGATTCTGATTTATATGTAACACAGTTTGATAACTCGGTTGCAGAAAGTGCAGGATTGCTGAAGATGGACTTCTTGGGTCTAAAGACCCTTACCTTAATTAAAGATACCGTTAAACTGGTAAAATATAGAAACGGAATTGATTTGGATCCGGACACTTTTCCAATTGATGATGTTGAAACTTATGCGCTTTTCCAGAGAGGAGAAACAGTTGGAATCTTCCAATACGAGTCACCCGGAATGCAGAAATACATGAAGGATCTGAAGCCAACGGTTTTTGGAGATTTAATTGCCATGAATGCCTTATATCGTCCGGGACCTTTGGAGTATATTCCGTCTTTCGTAAGAAGAAAAAATGGCGAAGAAGAAATCAAATACGATTTAGATGCCTGTGAGGAATATTTAGGAGAAACCTACGGAATTACCGTTTACCAGGAGCAGGTAATGCTTTTGTCGCAATCGCTGGCTGACTTTACAAAAGGTGAGGCCGACGTTTTGCGTAAGGCGATGGGTAAGAAACAAAAAGATGTACTTGATAAAATGAAGCCGAAGTTCGTTGAACAAGCGGCGAAAAAAGGTCACGATGCAAAAGTTCTGGAGAAAATCTGGAAAGACTGGGAAGCATTTGCGAGTTATGCCTTCAACAAATCGCACTCGACTTGTTATGCCTGGATTGCGTATCAAACCGCTTATTTAAAAGCACATTATCCTGCCGAATATATGGCGGCGGTACTTTCGAATAACATGAATGATATTAAACAAGTATCATTTTTCATGGAAGAATGTAAGCGAATGGGCTTACAGGTTTTAGGTCCTGACGTAAACGAATCGTACTATAAATTTACCGTAAATGATGAATATGCAGTACGTTTTGGGATGGGAGCGATTAAAGGAGTAGGTTCCGGAGCTGTTGCAACTATTGTAGAAAATAGAAAAGACGGTAGGTATAAATCAATTTTTGACTTGGCAAAACGTATTGATTTGCGTGCAGCCAATAAAAAAGCAATCGAAAATCTTGCTCTTGCAGGAGGTTTTGATTCATTTGAAGGAACAACCAGAGCACAATATTTTCATGATGATGGTGACGGAATTACGTTTTATGAAAAAGCGATGCGATACGGATCGAAGTTTAAGGAAAATGAAAACTCATCACAGGTAAGTTTATTTGGAGAAGCAAGCGAAGTGCAAATTGCAGAACCTGTTGTACCTCCATGTGAAGATTGGAGCACAATGGAAAAACTTGCCAAAGAAAAAGAAGTTGTTGGGATTTATATTTCAGGACATCCTCTGGACGACTTTAGATTTGAGATGAAATACTTCTGTAATTCCCGATTGGAATCACTGAAAAGTATGAATGAATTTGTAGGGAAAAATCTAAATTTTGCCGGAATCATTAATAACGTGCAGCATCGTGTAGCAAAAAACGGAAAAGGCTGGGCAGTATTTAATTTAGAAGGATATGACGAAAGTTATGAGTTTAAGATTTTTGGTGAAGAATACTTAAAGTTCCGCCATTTCCTGATTCAGAATAATTTTGCGTTCATAAAAATATTAATAAAAGACGGTTGGGTAAATCATGATACAGGTAAAAAATCTGATCCTAGAATGCAGTTTGTTGAGATTAGACAATTGCAGGATATCTTAGAAGCTTTTGCTAAAAAACTGATTTTGTTATTGAACATAAAAGATTTACAGACAGAGTTTATCCACAAGTTAAGTGATTTATTTAATCAGAATAAAGGTGATAATTCAGTGACTTTTGAAATCATGGAATTAGAGAAAATAAAACGTCTCGTTGAGGTCGAAACAACAAATGAGTTTGAAGAAACCGAAGATGCTGTTTTTGCAGACGAAAACGACGATAGTGATGCATCGCTTGAAGATACTAAGACTAAAGAGGTAAATGAAGTCGAAGAAATAAAAGTTGTAACAAAATTATCGATGCCAAGTCGCAGGTTAAAAATTAAGATTTCTGCTGAACTATTACAGGAATTGGAGAAAATGCAGATCAATTTTAAGCTAAATTAA
- a CDS encoding Gfo/Idh/MocA family protein, with amino-acid sequence MKIVKWGIIGCGNVTEVKSGPAFQKTPNSALVAVMRRDAALAEDYAKRHNVPKWYSNAVDLINDPEVDAVYIATPPSSHKEYTILCAKAGKPVYVEKPMALNFEECNEMISACKEHNVPLFVAYYRRSLPRFLKIKELIDQNKIGKIRHVNCVLYHPFEARYDDDINLPWTVLPHISGGGIFVDLACHTLDFLDYALGPIKSVRGHASQQLLAYPAEDSVSMSFLFENGIHGTGLWNFASFERYDNTDIVGDKGKISFSTFGNDPIHVQYVNGEKESITIENPLHIQQPLIETIVAELLGNEGVNPSKGTSAARTTWVIDEVLKEFRNSKLQL; translated from the coding sequence ATGAAAATTGTAAAATGGGGAATTATTGGCTGTGGTAATGTAACTGAGGTAAAAAGCGGACCAGCATTTCAGAAAACGCCAAACTCAGCTTTGGTTGCTGTAATGCGCAGAGATGCGGCTCTTGCCGAAGATTATGCCAAACGCCACAATGTTCCTAAATGGTACTCAAATGCTGTTGATTTAATCAATGATCCTGAAGTTGATGCCGTTTATATTGCTACTCCTCCATCGTCTCATAAAGAATATACTATTTTGTGTGCCAAAGCAGGAAAACCTGTTTATGTCGAGAAACCAATGGCATTAAACTTTGAAGAATGCAACGAAATGATCAGTGCTTGCAAAGAACATAATGTCCCATTGTTTGTGGCTTATTATAGAAGAAGTTTACCGAGATTTTTAAAAATAAAAGAACTTATAGATCAAAACAAAATTGGTAAAATCAGGCATGTAAATTGTGTTTTATATCATCCGTTTGAAGCTCGTTATGATGACGATATTAATTTGCCCTGGACGGTTTTACCGCATATTTCCGGTGGCGGAATTTTTGTCGATTTGGCTTGTCATACTCTAGATTTTCTAGATTATGCTTTAGGTCCGATAAAATCTGTTCGCGGACATGCAAGTCAACAACTTCTTGCTTATCCTGCTGAAGATTCTGTTTCTATGTCTTTTCTATTCGAAAATGGAATTCATGGAACTGGTTTGTGGAATTTTGCCAGTTTTGAGCGTTATGATAATACTGATATCGTTGGCGATAAAGGAAAAATCTCTTTCTCTACTTTCGGAAATGATCCGATTCATGTTCAATATGTAAATGGCGAGAAAGAAAGCATCACAATCGAAAATCCGCTTCATATTCAACAGCCTTTGATAGAAACTATTGTTGCGGAACTTTTAGGCAATGAAGGTGTTAATCCATCTAAAGGAACTTCGGCTGCACGAACGACTTGGGTTATTGATGAAGTTTTAAAGGAGTTTAGGAATTCGAAATTGCAATTGTAA